From Anaerolineae bacterium, one genomic window encodes:
- a CDS encoding NTPase, translating to MPHNILLTGRPGVGKTTLILRLLELLGRPARGFYTRELRERGVRLGFEAVRLDGRRAILAHVGMPSPWRVGKYYVQLPAFEAEILPAIELEALPAQGILVIDEIGRMECLSSRFRQAVQGALDADAPVLGTVGLQDDPFLRAVRSRPDVRLITVTPESRDRLVREIATWMEEEGW from the coding sequence GTGCCGCATAACATCCTGCTGACCGGCCGGCCCGGTGTGGGCAAAACGACGCTCATCCTGCGCCTGCTGGAGCTTTTGGGGAGGCCGGCCCGCGGCTTTTACACCCGCGAGCTACGGGAGCGGGGCGTGCGCCTGGGCTTTGAGGCGGTGCGGCTGGACGGCCGGCGCGCCATCCTGGCCCATGTCGGGATGCCGTCCCCCTGGCGGGTGGGCAAGTATTACGTACAGCTCCCGGCCTTCGAAGCGGAAATCCTGCCGGCCATCGAGCTGGAGGCGCTCCCCGCACAGGGCATCCTGGTCATTGATGAGATCGGCCGGATGGAATGTCTCTCCTCCCGCTTCCGGCAGGCAGTGCAGGGTGCGCTGGACGCCGATGCGCCGGTGCTGGGAACGGTGGGACTGCAGGATGACCCGTTCCTGCGGGCTGTGCGTTCCCGTCCAGATGTGCGCCTCATCACCGTGACGCCGGAGAGTCGGGACAGGCTGGTGCGGGAAATCGCCACATGGATGGAGGAGGAAGGATGGTGA
- the lgt gene encoding prolipoprotein diacylglyceryl transferase has translation MRSPGEILLHIGPLAIHWYGFLIVLGAAAGGLVAGRLARARGDDPAHVWNMLAVALVLGIIGARLYHVFSTPAAGVGWWYYRQHPEAIFAFWRGGLRGFGIYGGIAGGILGIWLYTRWAKLPFLRWLDYAAPGVLLAQAIGRWGNFFNQELYGPPTNLPWGVYIDPAHRLPGLEAYERFHPVFLYESLANFAAFLFLLWWGRRGGRRDGDTFLAYFILYPFIRFWLEFLRPDAWKVAGVATAQWISLACIVGAGITLWLRHRRPKTHTIQ, from the coding sequence ATGCGCTCCCCGGGGGAAATCCTGCTCCACATAGGCCCTCTGGCGATCCACTGGTACGGCTTTCTGATTGTGCTGGGAGCGGCGGCCGGCGGGCTGGTCGCCGGCCGACTGGCGCGCGCCCGCGGCGATGACCCGGCGCACGTCTGGAACATGCTGGCGGTCGCCCTGGTGCTGGGGATCATAGGGGCGCGGCTGTATCATGTCTTCTCCACGCCGGCGGCCGGCGTGGGCTGGTGGTATTACCGCCAGCACCCGGAGGCCATCTTTGCCTTCTGGCGCGGCGGCCTGCGGGGGTTTGGCATCTACGGGGGCATCGCCGGCGGCATCCTGGGCATATGGCTGTACACGCGCTGGGCCAAACTGCCCTTCCTGCGCTGGCTGGACTACGCGGCGCCCGGGGTGCTCCTCGCCCAGGCCATCGGCCGCTGGGGCAACTTCTTCAACCAAGAGCTGTACGGCCCGCCCACCAACCTGCCCTGGGGCGTGTACATTGACCCGGCGCACCGACTGCCGGGCCTGGAGGCCTACGAGCGCTTCCACCCCGTGTTCCTGTACGAGTCGCTGGCGAATTTCGCCGCGTTCCTGTTCCTGCTGTGGTGGGGCCGGCGGGGCGGCCGGCGCGACGGCGACACCTTCCTCGCCTATTTCATCCTCTACCCCTTCATCCGCTTCTGGCTGGAGTTCCTGCGCCCGGATGCCTGGAAAGTGGCCGGCGTCGCAACGGCCCAGTGGATTTCCCTGGCCTGCATCGTGGGGGCCGGCATCACGCTGTGGCTTCGCCACCGCCGGCCGAAAACCCACACCATACAGTAG
- a CDS encoding DUF1405 domain-containing protein — translation MTAVAQTYRQVRALILRPWALWTLFVINVIAGVIGAIYWYGADLLQTPWWALVFVPDCPLFAALFAVALAGIALGRREWTWFNAITTVGLIKYGIWTVTVWILFWRAGYPATTESVVMTLTHIGMILEGVMLASFLTRLRLRHALLAGAWFYLSDWVDYGLGFRPRMAPGVSETFMMWEMIVVTTLLTLFLVWLAWRRRGAEAV, via the coding sequence ATGACCGCTGTGGCGCAGACCTATCGGCAGGTGCGGGCCCTTATCCTGCGCCCATGGGCGCTGTGGACGCTGTTCGTCATCAATGTCATCGCCGGCGTCATCGGCGCCATCTACTGGTACGGCGCTGACCTGCTCCAGACTCCCTGGTGGGCGCTGGTCTTCGTGCCGGACTGCCCGCTGTTCGCCGCCCTCTTCGCGGTGGCGCTGGCCGGCATCGCCCTCGGCCGGCGCGAATGGACCTGGTTCAACGCCATCACTACGGTTGGCCTTATCAAATACGGCATCTGGACCGTCACAGTCTGGATCCTCTTCTGGCGCGCCGGCTATCCCGCCACCACCGAAAGCGTGGTCATGACGCTGACCCATATCGGCATGATACTGGAAGGGGTGATGCTGGCCTCGTTCCTGACCCGCCTTCGCCTGCGGCACGCCCTGCTGGCCGGCGCCTGGTTCTACCTCTCCGACTGGGTGGACTACGGCCTGGGTTTCCGCCCGCGCATGGCGCCCGGCGTGTCGGAGACCTTCATGATGTGGGAGATGATCGTCGTCACGACACTGCTGACGCTCTTTCTCGTCTGGCTGGCCTGGCGCCGGCGCGGGGCAGAGGCGGTATAG
- a CDS encoding acyltransferase, with protein sequence MSEKELSEAQMEEELVNRRLERLTIHPCPGPHNSLQYWTRFASPWKVVRNFILIFLCRYLPSENLKNVLFRWTGMKVGARVSAGLMSMFDIFFPELITIGDNTILGYNSVILAHEFLRHELRTGPVVIGRDVMIGANVTVLPGVIIGDGAVVSAMSLVNKDVPPHTIVGGVPVRVLGRTNSGGEK encoded by the coding sequence ATGAGCGAAAAGGAACTGTCAGAAGCGCAAATGGAGGAGGAGCTGGTCAACCGCCGGCTGGAGCGCTTGACCATCCACCCCTGCCCGGGGCCGCACAACTCCCTGCAGTACTGGACCCGCTTCGCCAGCCCCTGGAAAGTGGTGCGCAATTTCATCCTCATCTTCCTCTGCCGCTACCTCCCCTCCGAGAACCTGAAGAACGTGCTGTTCCGCTGGACGGGGATGAAGGTGGGCGCACGGGTCTCCGCCGGCCTGATGTCCATGTTCGATATCTTCTTCCCCGAGCTTATCACCATCGGCGACAATACCATTCTCGGATACAACAGCGTGATCCTGGCCCATGAGTTCCTGCGGCACGAACTGCGCACCGGCCCCGTGGTTATCGGGCGGGACGTGATGATCGGCGCCAATGTGACCGTACTGCCGGGTGTCATCATCGGGGACGGTGCGGTGGTCTCCGCCATGAGCCTGGTGAATAAGGACGTGCCGCCTCACACCATTGTCGGAGGGGTGCCCGTTCGTGTGCTGGGACGGACCAACTCTGGAGGGGAGAAATGA
- a CDS encoding undecaprenyl/decaprenyl-phosphate alpha-N-acetylglucosaminyl 1-phosphate transferase — protein sequence MWGSVGPYALTFGTAFLLALLITPAARRLGERLGMVDAPGGRRRHHGVISRLGGPGLYLPFVAAVLLSLLLPPHLQPARNDPKEIVRLAGLLWGCTFMFVFGLLDDRLGLGPKPQFLAQLAVALLSIPYLIIIERVMNPFTNTLIIFPGWAVILLTVLWFMGMINTVNFLDGVDGLAAGVTAILCIVLTVHMLREGQYSVALLPLALLGAALGFLPFNFAPAKVFMGSSGSFFLGYAVAALSIMAGAKVATVLLVMGLPIVDVAWQILNRWRAGRPIGAGDRGHLHHRLYDLGLSPRAIALLYYLFCLAFGVLALVISKRVYKVLALLVLGGITLAVLVYVSRRQLPLSGVAHPTAGEPADKGLTAGNQPHEDQVGR from the coding sequence ATGTGGGGAAGCGTAGGGCCTTATGCCCTGACGTTCGGCACCGCCTTCCTCCTCGCCCTGCTGATCACGCCGGCGGCACGCCGGCTGGGGGAACGGCTCGGCATGGTGGACGCGCCGGGGGGCCGCCGACGGCACCACGGCGTCATCTCCCGGCTCGGCGGGCCTGGCCTCTATCTCCCATTCGTCGCGGCAGTACTGCTGTCCCTCCTGCTTCCCCCTCATCTTCAGCCGGCGCGCAACGACCCGAAGGAGATCGTGCGCCTGGCCGGCCTGCTGTGGGGCTGTACCTTCATGTTCGTCTTCGGCTTGCTGGATGACCGGCTGGGGCTGGGGCCGAAGCCGCAGTTCCTCGCCCAGCTCGCCGTCGCCTTGCTCTCCATCCCGTACCTGATCATCATCGAGCGGGTGATGAATCCCTTCACCAATACGCTGATCATCTTCCCCGGGTGGGCAGTGATCCTGCTCACGGTTCTCTGGTTCATGGGGATGATCAACACGGTCAACTTTCTGGACGGGGTGGATGGGCTGGCCGCCGGCGTGACAGCCATCCTGTGCATCGTCCTGACGGTTCACATGCTGCGCGAGGGGCAGTACAGCGTGGCGCTCCTGCCGCTGGCGCTGTTGGGAGCGGCACTGGGGTTTCTGCCCTTCAATTTCGCGCCGGCCAAGGTCTTTATGGGCAGTTCGGGGAGCTTCTTCCTGGGCTATGCGGTGGCGGCCCTGTCCATCATGGCCGGCGCCAAGGTGGCCACCGTCCTGCTGGTCATGGGCCTGCCCATCGTGGATGTGGCCTGGCAGATCCTGAACCGCTGGCGCGCCGGCCGGCCCATCGGCGCCGGCGACCGGGGCCATCTCCATCACCGGCTGTACGACCTGGGCCTTTCACCCCGCGCCATCGCCCTGCTGTACTATCTGTTCTGCCTGGCCTTCGGCGTGCTGGCGCTCGTCATCTCCAAGCGCGTCTACAAAGTGCTGGCCCTGCTGGTGCTGGGAGGCATCACGCTGGCGGTGCTTGTGTACGTGAGCCGGCGTCAGCTCCCGCTCTCAGGAGTAGCGCACCCGACTGCCGGTGAGCCAGCCGATAAGGGCCTCACTGCCGGCAATCAGCCCCATGAAGATCAGGTCGGCCGCTAA